In the Flavobacterium sp. J372 genome, one interval contains:
- the atpH gene encoding ATP synthase F1 subunit delta, translating to MTGSRAAVRYAKAILDMAQGQGIAAQVNDDMALIAETISNNSELSSFVNSPTIKAETKEAALSEIFASASNVTKGLFRLLLENKRFDILSHIAVEYKNQFDAMNGVEAATVTTAFPITPELEAKVLDKIKEFSDKKITLKNIVDPEIIGGFILRVGDKQFNASVAKSLTTLKRELSN from the coding sequence ATGACAGGTTCAAGAGCAGCAGTACGCTACGCAAAGGCAATCCTGGATATGGCACAGGGGCAGGGCATAGCCGCACAGGTTAATGATGATATGGCGCTTATTGCAGAAACTATCAGCAACAACAGCGAATTGTCTTCATTTGTAAACAGCCCTACAATAAAAGCTGAAACCAAAGAAGCTGCACTAAGCGAAATATTTGCTTCAGCCAGCAATGTTACCAAAGGGCTTTTCCGTCTTTTGCTTGAAAACAAAAGGTTTGATATTCTTAGCCATATCGCTGTTGAATATAAAAACCAGTTTGATGCAATGAATGGTGTTGAGGCTGCTACGGTAACAACAGCTTTCCCTATCACTCCTGAACTTGAAGCGAAGGTGCTTGATAAGATAAAGGAGTTTTCAGACAAGAAGATTACGCTTAAAAATATAGTTGACCCTGAAATAATAGGCGGGTTCATATTAAGGGTGGGCGACAAGCAGTTCAATGCCTCTGTAGCCAAGAGCCTTACAACGTTAAAAAGAGAATTGAGTAATTAG